In Astatotilapia calliptera chromosome 23, fAstCal1.2, whole genome shotgun sequence, a genomic segment contains:
- the LOC113016856 gene encoding uncharacterized protein LOC113016856, with protein MDRLKGPISSWSPPCAVWPPLTPLAWIEYAYNSLTSAATGFSPFEVCLGYQPPLFPSQEAEIAVPAVRDHLRRSRRIWRRTKAALLRTVSQTRRAADRRRTPAPQYTVGQQVWLSSANVPLKCVARKLAPRFLGPFTIQRIINPVSVRLQLPASMRIHPTFHVSQLQPVSHSPLCPPVEPPPPARVVDGGPVYSVRRLLDVRRRGRGFQFLVDWEGYGPEERSWVSRAFIVNPALIVDFYRRHPDKPGGPPDGVP; from the coding sequence ATGGACAGACTGAAAGGGCCAATCAGCAGCTGGAGTCCGCCTTGCGCTGTGTGGCCTCCTCTGACCCCGCTTGCTTGGATTGAGTATGCTTATAACTCGCTCACCTCGGCAGCTACGGGGTTTTCTCCGTTTGAGGTCTGTCTGGGATATCAGCCGCCGTTGTTTCCTTCTCAGGAGGCGGAGATTGCGGTTCCGGCCGTGCGGGATCATCTACGTCGCAGTCGGAGGATTTGGCGCCGGACCAAGGCGGCGCTGCTCCGGACCGTGTCTCAGACTCGCCGGGCTGCTGATCGGAGGAGAACGCCTGCGCCTCAATACACCGTGGGCCAACAGGTTTGGCTGTCCTCTGCGAATGTTCCTTTGAAGTGCGTGGCCAGGAAGCTTGCCCCTCGGTTCCTGGGTCCTTTCACCATCCAACGCATCATCAATCCTGTTTCTGTGAGGCTGCAATTACCGGCTTCTATGAGGATTCATCCTACGTTCCATGTTTCTCAACTGCAGCCAGTCTCTCACAGCCCGCTGTGCCCACCCGTGGAACCTCCTCCGCCCGCCCGGGTGGTGGACGGGGGTCCTGTCTATTCAGTCCGGCGGCTGCTGGATGTGCGCCGTCGTGGCCGAGGTTTCCAGTTTCTGGTGGACTGGGAGGGGTATGGCCCGGAGGAGCGCTCCTGGGTCTCGAGGGCCTTCATTGTGAACCCAGCGCTTATTGTGGATTTTTACAGGAGGCATCCTGACAAGCCTGGAGGACCGCCGGATGGCGTTCCTTGA